In the genome of Enterococcus hirae ATCC 9790, one region contains:
- a CDS encoding PTS glucitol/sorbitol transporter subunit IIA — MIHATIKEIGENAVSEQEPILILFDRTATTTLRNYSVIQKITSTEKFSLKKGDSLFFDQQEYQIEHVGRLANENLNTVGHVTLIFDYYSEENSIVNGLYLTPHQLPEIHVGTQIKYK; from the coding sequence ATGATTCATGCAACCATCAAAGAAATCGGAGAAAATGCAGTAAGTGAACAAGAACCGATCTTGATTTTATTTGATCGAACAGCAACAACTACACTACGTAACTATTCAGTGATCCAAAAGATTACTTCTACCGAAAAATTTTCATTAAAAAAAGGGGATTCACTTTTTTTTGATCAACAAGAATATCAGATTGAACATGTGGGAAGATTGGCAAATGAAAATTTAAACACAGTAGGACATGTTACGCTGATTTTTGATTATTATTCTGAGGAAAATAGTATTGTGAACGGTCTTTACTTAACACCACATCAGTTACCTGAGATTCATGTCGGTACACAAATCAAATACAAGTAG
- a CDS encoding ABC transporter ATP-binding protein translates to MSKGTTKPSQRPMPGGGHGPGRNIGAKGEKPKNFWGTVKRLFGYMSKRSVAIIAVFVLAIAAVIFQIQTPKVLGRATTEIFNGVMAGAKQMQAGQQISKFPIDFDKIAQIIATVIVMYLISAVFNFLQQFIMTRVSQRTVYELRHDLEAKMNRVPISYYDTHTNGDIMSRAINDMDNIASTLQQNLTQFVTSAVTLIGVIVMMLSISWQLTLVALLMIPLSLIVVMIIAPKSQVFFADQQKSLGLLNNQVEETYGGHTIVKTFNHTAKDQEVFEEENDKLYAAGWKAQFISAIIMPLMNFVKNLGYVFVAVLGGVKVANGNMTLGDVQAFLQYTTQFSQPITQLASLMNTIQSTVASAERVFEVLDEEEMSDKKSGLPVEENTPYKVRFENVQFGYTKDQLLMTDFNLDVKPGEMVAIVGPTGAGKTTLINLLERFYDVSGGSIRYDGVDTRDLSRDNLRAQFSMVLQDTWLFTGSIYDNIKYGNDDATDEQVIEAAKAAHVDDFVRKLPEGYQTVLNEDASNISQGQRQLITIARAFLANPDVLILDEATSSVDTRTEILIQKAMNRLLENRTSFVVAHRLSTIRDADNIIVMNHGSIVETGNHDQLMEKDGFYADLYNSQFSEEAVS, encoded by the coding sequence ATGAGTAAAGGAACGACCAAACCTTCTCAACGACCAATGCCTGGCGGCGGTCACGGACCCGGTCGAAACATTGGGGCAAAAGGAGAAAAACCAAAGAATTTTTGGGGCACAGTGAAACGTTTATTTGGCTATATGTCAAAACGCTCGGTTGCGATCATTGCTGTATTTGTATTAGCGATCGCAGCAGTCATTTTCCAGATCCAAACACCAAAAGTATTAGGGAGAGCAACTACTGAGATTTTTAATGGGGTGATGGCTGGTGCAAAACAAATGCAAGCGGGGCAACAAATTTCTAAATTCCCAATTGATTTTGATAAAATTGCTCAAATCATCGCCACGGTTATTGTGATGTATTTGATTTCTGCAGTATTCAATTTCTTGCAACAATTTATTATGACACGAGTATCACAACGAACAGTTTATGAGTTACGTCATGATCTAGAAGCAAAAATGAATCGAGTACCGATTTCTTATTATGATACACATACAAATGGAGACATCATGTCTCGTGCAATCAATGATATGGATAATATTGCCAGTACCCTTCAACAAAACTTAACACAGTTTGTAACAAGTGCAGTTACTTTGATCGGTGTCATCGTTATGATGCTTTCTATTAGTTGGCAATTGACGTTAGTGGCTTTACTGATGATTCCATTGAGTTTGATCGTCGTGATGATCATTGCACCAAAATCCCAAGTCTTTTTTGCAGATCAACAAAAAAGTTTAGGTCTCTTAAACAACCAAGTAGAAGAAACCTATGGTGGTCATACGATCGTCAAAACTTTCAATCATACAGCCAAAGACCAAGAAGTTTTTGAAGAAGAAAACGACAAGTTATATGCTGCTGGGTGGAAAGCGCAGTTTATCTCTGCCATCATTATGCCTTTGATGAACTTCGTTAAAAATCTTGGCTATGTATTTGTTGCTGTATTAGGTGGGGTCAAAGTTGCAAATGGGAATATGACACTTGGGGACGTTCAAGCGTTCTTACAATATACGACACAATTCTCACAGCCGATTACTCAACTTGCAAGTTTAATGAATACGATCCAGTCAACTGTTGCATCTGCGGAACGGGTTTTTGAAGTGCTGGATGAAGAGGAAATGTCTGATAAAAAATCTGGGTTACCTGTTGAAGAGAACACACCATATAAAGTTCGTTTTGAAAATGTTCAATTCGGTTATACCAAAGATCAACTATTGATGACAGATTTTAATCTGGATGTGAAACCTGGAGAAATGGTGGCAATTGTTGGTCCAACTGGTGCTGGTAAAACGACCTTGATCAACTTGTTAGAACGTTTCTATGATGTTTCTGGCGGAAGTATCCGTTATGACGGGGTAGATACGAGAGATTTATCTCGAGATAACTTACGTGCTCAATTTTCAATGGTTCTGCAAGATACATGGCTATTTACAGGTAGCATCTACGACAATATCAAATACGGAAACGATGATGCAACTGACGAACAAGTGATTGAAGCAGCCAAAGCTGCCCATGTTGATGACTTTGTTCGCAAACTGCCTGAAGGTTATCAAACGGTATTAAATGAAGATGCCAGCAACATCTCCCAAGGGCAACGACAGTTAATCACGATTGCTCGGGCATTTTTAGCTAATCCGGATGTATTGATACTTGATGAAGCAACTTCTAGTGTGGATACTCGGACAGAGATTTTGATCCAAAAAGCGATGAATCGTTTATTAGAAAATCGAACAAGCTTTGTAGTAGCTCACCGTCTGTCAACCATTCGAGATGCTGATAACATTATTGTCATGAACCATGGTTCAATTGTTGAAACGGGAAATCATGATCAATTGATGGAAAAAGATGGATTTTATGCTGATTTATATAATAGCCAGTTTTCCGAAGAAGCTGTTTCTTAA
- a CDS encoding ABC transporter ATP-binding protein, translating into MLKIVKRISLTSAIAATLFMVIQVLSDLYLPTLTSNIIDKGVARGDVDYIWQTGFVMIGFSLISIIAAIANTFFATRESQKLGKQLRTDVYKKSESLTKDAFDKYGTASLITRTTNDVTQIQMVTQMFLRMMINAPITLVGASFLAYQKDHQLTKIFLVVIPIMLVVIGGIMFFAVPLFKSMQKKTDRLNLVFREGLTGVRVIRAFDKTRFEENRFDLANKDYTNTAIKVNTIVALMMPMMTLIMSGTNVAITWFGGHYIADMTLEVGNLIAFMTYAMQILISFMMLSAIFIMVPRAQASADRINEVLDEKVGISDPENPTEVTPAGKAATISFEHVNYRYHGAEKLALEDIDFSAKSGETVAIIGGTGSGKSTLVNLIPRLYDVESGTIKIDGVSITDMTQYNLRELMGFVPQKAMLFSGTIRENMQYGKADATDEMIWKALEIAQAKDFVSEMEEGLDSHVEQGGGNFSGGQRQRLAIARALVKPADIYVFDDSFSALDFKTDAKLRQALKQNMKESITVLVAQRVSTVMDADMILVLDKGKLVGKGTHDELLKTNETYQEIVHSQLREEDLA; encoded by the coding sequence ATGCTAAAAATCGTCAAACGGATTTCACTGACTTCAGCTATTGCAGCCACGTTGTTCATGGTTATCCAAGTTTTATCAGATCTTTATTTGCCGACGCTCACATCAAATATCATTGATAAAGGTGTAGCACGAGGTGATGTTGATTATATTTGGCAAACAGGTTTTGTTATGATCGGTTTTTCTTTGATTAGTATCATCGCAGCGATCGCAAATACCTTTTTTGCTACACGTGAGTCACAAAAATTAGGAAAGCAATTACGTACCGATGTTTATAAAAAATCTGAAAGTTTAACAAAAGATGCATTTGACAAATATGGTACAGCATCCTTGATTACCCGTACAACTAATGACGTGACACAAATCCAGATGGTTACGCAAATGTTTTTAAGAATGATGATCAATGCACCGATCACATTGGTTGGCGCAAGTTTTCTTGCTTATCAAAAAGATCATCAATTAACCAAAATTTTTTTAGTAGTTATTCCAATCATGCTAGTGGTGATCGGCGGAATCATGTTTTTTGCGGTACCACTATTCAAGAGCATGCAAAAGAAGACAGACCGTTTGAACCTAGTGTTTCGTGAAGGATTAACAGGGGTAAGGGTAATCCGAGCGTTTGATAAGACACGTTTTGAAGAAAATCGATTTGATTTAGCAAACAAAGATTATACAAATACAGCAATTAAAGTCAACACGATCGTTGCATTGATGATGCCGATGATGACTTTGATTATGAGTGGAACAAACGTAGCAATTACTTGGTTTGGTGGACACTACATAGCAGATATGACGTTAGAAGTCGGAAACCTAATTGCATTTATGACGTATGCTATGCAAATTTTAATTAGCTTTATGATGCTTTCAGCTATTTTTATCATGGTCCCTCGAGCGCAAGCTTCTGCTGATCGGATCAATGAAGTATTAGATGAAAAAGTAGGTATCTCAGATCCTGAGAACCCAACTGAGGTGACTCCTGCAGGTAAAGCTGCCACAATCTCATTTGAACATGTCAACTACCGGTACCATGGAGCTGAGAAACTGGCGTTAGAAGATATTGACTTTTCAGCAAAATCAGGCGAAACTGTTGCGATTATTGGTGGAACTGGTTCGGGTAAATCTACTTTAGTCAATCTTATCCCACGACTATACGATGTCGAATCAGGAACAATCAAGATTGATGGTGTAAGTATTACCGATATGACTCAGTATAATTTGCGTGAATTGATGGGCTTTGTTCCACAAAAAGCCATGTTGTTCTCTGGCACGATCAGAGAAAACATGCAGTACGGCAAAGCAGATGCTACTGATGAAATGATTTGGAAAGCGTTAGAAATCGCCCAAGCCAAAGACTTCGTTTCAGAAATGGAAGAGGGCTTAGACAGTCATGTTGAACAAGGCGGAGGAAATTTTTCTGGTGGGCAAAGACAACGTTTGGCGATTGCTCGAGCATTAGTCAAACCAGCTGACATTTATGTATTTGATGATTCTTTCTCGGCTTTGGACTTTAAAACAGATGCAAAATTACGTCAAGCTTTAAAACAAAATATGAAAGAAAGTATTACGGTTTTAGTTGCACAACGAGTAAGTACAGTAATGGATGCGGATATGATCTTAGTCCTTGATAAAGGAAAACTAGTTGGAAAAGGCACACACGATGAACTTCTTAAAACGAATGAAACCTATCAGGAAATCGTTCATTCACAATTAAGAGAGGAGGATCTAGCATGA
- a CDS encoding serine hydrolase domain-containing protein, with translation MYPETKQLILNKLEEGHYPGVVGAFIKHKHVETFSAGHAQIVPETQPMTADLLFDVASLTKVIATTSLVLRLWEDGKVDLDKPLHHYLPAFENETITIRHLLTHTSNIETWIPNRDQLSQEQLIEAYLKLQPGDQLGKLVKYTDAGTILLGLMLEEIFQEPATELFEEQVLAPLGMMHSTFLPYPSKRIVPTQQLASGEVLRGVTHDPKARVLAEHAGNAGLFLDLEDSITFVKMYLNLGKAENGRFLEEQTIRSLLQDHTPTKKGNRSLGWDLKKGLEQQQPILFHTGYTGTFLLIDIIEQEAFIFLSNRIHPTDHREAYIRCRDEIVEKFLKEKALLKK, from the coding sequence ATGTACCCAGAAACGAAACAGTTGATTTTAAATAAACTTGAAGAAGGTCATTATCCTGGTGTTGTTGGTGCGTTTATTAAGCATAAGCATGTTGAAACTTTTTCAGCAGGTCATGCACAGATCGTACCTGAAACCCAACCAATGACAGCAGATCTATTATTTGATGTGGCTTCTTTAACAAAAGTGATCGCTACCACCAGTCTAGTGTTACGCTTGTGGGAAGATGGTAAAGTCGACTTAGACAAACCGTTACACCATTATTTACCGGCTTTTGAAAATGAAACAATCACGATACGACATTTACTGACTCATACATCAAATATTGAAACTTGGATTCCTAATCGAGATCAACTCTCTCAAGAACAGCTGATCGAAGCCTATTTAAAGCTTCAACCTGGTGATCAGTTAGGGAAATTAGTGAAATATACAGATGCAGGCACGATTTTATTAGGATTGATGCTTGAAGAGATTTTCCAAGAGCCAGCCACAGAATTATTTGAAGAACAAGTATTAGCGCCTTTAGGGATGATGCACAGTACGTTTTTACCTTATCCTTCTAAAAGAATTGTTCCCACACAACAACTCGCTTCAGGTGAGGTTTTGCGGGGAGTTACACATGATCCTAAAGCGAGAGTACTCGCTGAGCATGCAGGAAATGCTGGGTTGTTTCTTGATTTAGAGGACAGTATTACCTTTGTAAAAATGTATTTGAATTTAGGGAAAGCTGAAAATGGGCGTTTTTTAGAAGAACAAACGATTCGCTCGCTTTTACAAGATCATACGCCAACGAAAAAAGGCAATCGTTCCTTAGGATGGGATTTAAAAAAAGGATTAGAACAACAGCAACCAATTCTTTTTCATACTGGTTATACGGGCACGTTCTTACTAATTGACATTATTGAACAAGAAGCATTTATTTTCTTATCAAACCGTATCCATCCAACGGATCATCGTGAAGCTTATATTCGTTGTCGTGATGAAATTGTTGAAAAATTTTTGAAAGAGAAAGCGTTATTAAAAAAATGA
- a CDS encoding VOC family protein has translation MKEFKLGSTTYLKSVAIRVKDRDKMIDFYKNTIGFDLKREENELAILGTQEQNSEMLLLEESPRAHDYIGEIKKLKRFSLIIPTVAEMADILSRIRKTNYPIEDALEDQGRMGILLKDPEGNELEIYHEEDNVQERNQPEAMDQESLLRKSEERYKKLSANSYFEKIHLNVFDSEEERRFLSDLLGLKVREEKNGLHVLNEGNFHVGISEANSEALALPTHEVLGLDFLKFVIDQESMEQLIQHLNETAVDFFIDQRHTVLTIYDAIGIEWWFVIDTKKAKK, from the coding sequence ATGAAAGAATTTAAATTGGGGTCTACTACTTACCTAAAAAGTGTAGCAATCCGGGTTAAAGATAGAGATAAAATGATTGATTTTTACAAAAATACGATCGGTTTTGATTTGAAACGGGAAGAAAATGAATTAGCTATTTTAGGGACACAAGAGCAAAATAGTGAGATGCTATTGCTAGAAGAAAGTCCTAGAGCGCATGATTACATTGGGGAAATCAAAAAACTGAAACGTTTTTCATTGATTATTCCAACGGTAGCAGAAATGGCTGATATCCTTTCCCGTATCCGTAAAACAAACTATCCAATTGAAGATGCGTTAGAAGATCAAGGGCGCATGGGGATCTTACTTAAGGATCCAGAAGGTAACGAATTAGAAATTTATCACGAAGAGGACAATGTTCAAGAACGAAATCAACCAGAAGCAATGGATCAAGAGTCATTATTACGTAAGTCAGAAGAGCGTTACAAAAAATTATCCGCTAATTCTTACTTTGAAAAAATCCATTTAAACGTTTTTGATAGCGAAGAAGAACGCCGTTTTTTAAGTGATTTACTGGGACTAAAAGTTCGGGAAGAAAAGAACGGATTACATGTTTTAAATGAAGGGAACTTCCATGTAGGAATCTCAGAAGCAAATAGTGAGGCATTAGCATTGCCGACTCATGAAGTATTAGGTTTAGATTTCTTGAAATTCGTGATTGATCAAGAAAGCATGGAACAGTTGATTCAGCATTTAAATGAAACTGCAGTTGACTTCTTTATCGATCAAAGACATACTGTGTTAACAATTTATGATGCGATTGGTATCGAATGGTGGTTTGTGATCGATACAAAAAAAGCCAAAAAATAA
- a CDS encoding lactonase family protein, which translates to MKEKIILGTYTRRVSEGIYTIELDTEKAEVSGLKLAVKENSPTYLAKSEAGNLYNVTSLDGLGGIGAYDQEFHFLNAVTESGAPLCYVAVDESRQLVYGANYHKGEVNVYRILDDGGLEATDAVFHQEATGPHKNQDHAHVHYTDLTPDNRLVVCDLGTDRVYTYDVSDQGKLTIVSEFVAEPGTGPRHLVFHPANETIAYLFGELDSTVRVLSYNKSQGSFEEKQKISTLPDDFQGENGGAAIRISDDGRFVYASNRGHNSIAVFAVSEKDQLLECIQIISTEGDFPRDFALDPTNDYVLSANQNTDNLTLFARNKETGLLELRQKDIYAPECVCVYFEKEQ; encoded by the coding sequence ATGAAAGAAAAAATCATTTTAGGGACGTACACAAGACGTGTGAGTGAAGGAATTTATACCATTGAATTAGATACAGAAAAAGCAGAAGTCTCAGGATTGAAGCTAGCTGTAAAAGAAAATAGTCCAACTTACTTAGCAAAAAGTGAAGCTGGTAATCTTTATAACGTCACAAGTCTGGACGGTTTAGGTGGGATCGGGGCTTACGATCAAGAATTCCATTTTTTGAATGCGGTAACAGAATCAGGCGCTCCTTTATGTTACGTTGCAGTTGATGAATCTCGTCAATTAGTATATGGTGCTAATTATCATAAAGGTGAAGTCAATGTTTATCGTATTCTAGACGATGGAGGTCTCGAAGCAACTGATGCCGTTTTTCATCAAGAAGCAACTGGTCCTCATAAAAATCAAGACCATGCACATGTCCATTATACTGATTTAACTCCAGACAACCGCTTAGTGGTTTGTGACCTAGGAACGGATCGGGTCTATACGTACGATGTATCTGATCAAGGAAAATTAACTATAGTTTCTGAATTTGTGGCAGAACCTGGAACTGGTCCCCGCCACCTTGTCTTCCATCCTGCAAATGAAACCATTGCTTACCTATTTGGTGAACTTGATAGTACTGTTCGTGTGCTTTCGTATAATAAATCCCAAGGCAGCTTTGAAGAAAAACAAAAAATTAGTACACTACCAGATGATTTTCAAGGAGAAAATGGTGGTGCTGCAATTCGTATTTCAGATGATGGTCGATTTGTATATGCTTCCAATCGTGGCCATAACTCAATTGCAGTCTTTGCAGTTTCTGAAAAGGATCAACTGTTGGAATGTATCCAAATTATTTCTACTGAAGGCGATTTCCCTAGAGATTTCGCTTTAGATCCTACGAACGACTATGTCTTATCTGCCAATCAAAATACCGATAATCTTACGCTTTTCGCGCGAAATAAAGAGACTGGTTTACTAGAATTACGCCAAAAAGACATCTATGCACCAGAATGTGTCTGTGTTTATTTTGAAAAGGAGCAGTAA
- a CDS encoding TetR/AcrR family transcriptional regulator — MPTKTFFHLPEEKQKRLLEAARIEFSRVPLKDASIANIVKIAEIPRGSFYQYFEDKEDLYYYYFETVRRDSSKDMFQLIKDVDGDLFEGFELYFTKIIREILVGENASFYRNLFMNLDYRASRKVVPHTKDDQRHSHEKHQKEAKELIGLIDRTILKVNDDHELELLIQLIMNIVFTTIAHAYKSFSKNENYSVDHAIKEFKLKLSWLKDGVYQ, encoded by the coding sequence ATGCCTACGAAAACTTTTTTTCATCTACCAGAGGAAAAGCAGAAACGTTTATTAGAAGCAGCTAGGATTGAATTTTCCAGAGTACCATTAAAAGATGCTTCCATCGCAAATATCGTGAAAATCGCAGAAATCCCTAGAGGTAGTTTTTATCAGTATTTTGAAGACAAAGAGGATCTTTACTATTATTATTTTGAAACTGTTCGACGTGATAGTTCAAAAGATATGTTCCAACTGATAAAAGATGTCGATGGGGATTTATTCGAAGGATTCGAGCTTTATTTTACTAAAATCATTCGGGAGATTTTAGTCGGGGAAAATGCTTCTTTTTATCGTAATCTTTTCATGAACTTGGACTATCGTGCTTCTCGTAAAGTCGTGCCACATACAAAAGATGATCAGCGTCATTCACATGAAAAGCATCAAAAAGAGGCGAAAGAATTAATTGGATTGATTGATCGAACGATACTGAAAGTAAACGATGATCATGAACTGGAACTACTGATCCAATTGATCATGAATATCGTCTTTACTACGATTGCTCATGCCTATAAATCATTTTCAAAAAACGAAAATTACTCCGTGGATCATGCCATTAAAGAATTTAAATTAAAACTATCATGGTTGAAAGACGGCGTATATCAATAG
- a CDS encoding LTA synthase family protein, with protein MKDSLNQLSVKQKNWLKYTLVAISIVFVVGLSNLYLQWCQNDLSFDLAVKFAFSWHTEKFLLACLVLLMIFLFLVAVLGSFLFGTFFYLVGIGILGYANYLKMTYRQEPIYPDDLKMIKEFGLLKDMTGTTSFYLLAGMILLVVAGGCWAIYRSFKKDKKFQAIRVITLFTTIFALIYISHFNNPNNLLRKAYNKTALWIPYSQKMNYYNTGFIGGFLYNLKIDPMEKPKGYSEEKIKEITSHYQKLADEKNKTASEEQPNIIYVMSESFSDPSRLNGVEITGDPLADYYAVADQTYSGQMLSQNYGGGTANIEFEALTGFSMGLFNAQLTTPYTMLVPKMNQLPSIVSTLKDQNYHTTAIHPYNTSMYKRKDVYEVLGFDEFISENTMTYTDTIEDNPYISDASAYQEVMDLLKEDDTPQFIHLVTMQTHMPYDGKYQQLEYTAKTEDNSGISSLENYLQDISYSSQSLKAFTEELKKLSRRTLVVFWGDHLPGIYSDTIQNSNEKHTLHETQFLMFDSQGELEKTEAPVTSPFYFAADLMNQTNQQTTGFYQLLLALQNELPAFERELYYQEGQWQREAQLNKKQAELYQAYEMIQYDIVSGEKYSLQTNFFEK; from the coding sequence TGTCGTTGGACTAAGCAATTTGTATTTACAATGGTGTCAAAACGATCTTTCTTTTGATCTAGCTGTAAAATTTGCTTTCTCGTGGCATACGGAAAAATTTTTATTAGCTTGTTTAGTGTTATTAATGATCTTCCTTTTTTTAGTGGCAGTATTAGGTTCTTTTCTCTTTGGAACATTCTTTTATCTTGTTGGCATTGGAATATTAGGTTACGCAAACTATTTAAAAATGACCTATCGACAAGAACCGATTTATCCCGACGACCTAAAGATGATCAAAGAGTTTGGTTTATTAAAAGATATGACAGGCACAACCTCGTTTTATCTATTAGCAGGAATGATCCTATTGGTGGTAGCAGGTGGTTGCTGGGCTATCTATCGGAGTTTTAAGAAAGACAAGAAATTTCAAGCCATCCGAGTGATCACATTATTTACTACGATCTTTGCGCTTATTTATATTAGTCATTTCAATAACCCAAATAATTTATTACGTAAAGCATATAACAAAACGGCTTTGTGGATTCCTTATAGTCAAAAGATGAATTATTATAATACTGGTTTTATTGGTGGTTTCTTATACAATTTAAAAATCGATCCAATGGAAAAGCCAAAAGGGTACTCTGAAGAAAAAATCAAGGAAATTACATCACACTATCAAAAGCTGGCAGATGAAAAAAATAAAACTGCCTCAGAAGAACAACCGAATATCATTTATGTGATGAGCGAAAGTTTTTCAGATCCTAGTCGTTTGAATGGGGTGGAAATTACCGGTGATCCTTTGGCAGATTATTATGCGGTGGCTGATCAGACTTATAGTGGTCAGATGCTTTCTCAAAATTATGGTGGGGGAACAGCCAATATCGAATTTGAAGCATTAACTGGTTTTTCAATGGGACTATTCAATGCCCAATTAACAACACCCTACACAATGTTAGTACCCAAAATGAATCAATTACCTTCGATCGTTTCAACATTGAAAGATCAAAATTATCATACGACTGCGATCCATCCTTATAACACCTCGATGTACAAAAGAAAAGATGTTTATGAGGTTTTAGGTTTTGATGAATTTATTAGTGAAAATACGATGACGTATACAGACACCATTGAAGATAATCCCTACATTTCTGATGCTTCTGCTTATCAAGAAGTGATGGATCTTTTAAAAGAGGACGATACACCCCAATTTATCCATCTTGTGACGATGCAAACCCATATGCCTTATGATGGAAAATATCAGCAGCTCGAATATACAGCCAAAACCGAGGATAATAGTGGGATAAGTAGTTTAGAAAATTATCTTCAAGATATTTCGTATAGTAGCCAATCCTTAAAAGCGTTCACGGAAGAACTGAAGAAGTTATCAAGAAGAACGCTAGTTGTTTTCTGGGGAGATCATTTACCAGGGATCTATTCTGACACCATTCAAAATAGTAATGAGAAACACACCTTACACGAAACACAGTTTTTGATGTTTGATAGTCAAGGAGAATTAGAAAAAACCGAAGCTCCTGTTACAAGTCCCTTTTATTTTGCTGCTGACTTGATGAATCAGACTAATCAACAGACAACTGGTTTTTATCAATTATTGTTGGCACTTCAAAATGAATTACCAGCGTTTGAGCGAGAACTATACTACCAAGAGGGGCAATGGCAGCGAGAAGCACAATTAAACAAAAAACAAGCAGAACTTTATCAAGCTTATGAGATGATTCAATATGATATTGTTTCTGGAGAAAAATACAGTTTACAAACAAATTTTTTTGAAAAATAA
- a CDS encoding NAD(P)H-dependent oxidoreductase: MASVLVVKGHPLTAQESRSVKALTTFLTSYKENHPEDEVTVLELYRDDIPEIDEELLSGWEALRAGAEFSTLSESQQQKIARFNELTDQFLAADKIVIANALWNLNIPTKLKAWFDTVNVAGKTFRYTENGPEGLVSGKKALHIQSNGGIYNGQDFASQYVKGILNFVGIDQVDQLFIEGIDYTPDRAEELMQSALDKAAAFGQTF, translated from the coding sequence ATGGCATCAGTTTTAGTAGTAAAAGGGCACCCATTAACTGCACAGGAATCACGTTCAGTTAAAGCATTAACAACTTTTTTAACTAGTTACAAAGAAAATCATCCGGAAGATGAAGTGACTGTTTTAGAGCTTTATCGTGATGATATCCCAGAAATCGATGAAGAATTACTTTCAGGATGGGAAGCACTTCGGGCAGGTGCTGAGTTCTCTACTTTGTCTGAAAGTCAACAACAAAAAATTGCTCGTTTCAATGAATTGACCGACCAATTTCTTGCTGCAGACAAGATCGTTATTGCAAATGCTTTATGGAACTTGAATATCCCAACAAAATTAAAAGCTTGGTTTGACACCGTCAATGTCGCTGGCAAGACATTCCGTTATACTGAAAACGGACCAGAAGGATTAGTTTCTGGTAAAAAAGCTTTGCACATCCAATCCAACGGAGGCATTTATAACGGTCAAGACTTCGCTTCTCAATATGTCAAAGGCATCTTGAACTTTGTCGGTATCGATCAAGTGGATCAATTATTTATTGAAGGTATCGACTATACCCCTGACCGTGCAGAAGAATTGATGCAATCAGCTTTAGATAAAGCTGCAGCATTTGGTCAAACGTTCTAA